The Arthrobacter oryzae DNA window CCACAGCAACGCCCGCCGAGTCATATCCCCGGTACTCCAGACGGCGGAGTCCCTCAAGGACAACGTCCAACGCGCCGTGGCCAACATTTACCCGGCCTGACGAATGGCCTACGTATCCTACGATTCCACACATAGAGCCAAGCTTATATGGAGTGGGGGTCCGCCGAGGTCTCGTGTGGCGCCTGCGACGGGGTGCCCGGGCGCCATTACGGCGGTTGCGACGCCCTCCATTTCGCTCTCAGCGTCGCGGCAGGCAGAATCTCTAACGTGACTTTGCAACGCAATGAAGCGAATGGAGAGGGTGTCTCCCCGTTCGTGGAGCTGGACAGGCAGACCTGGTCCCGGCTCGCAGCCCAGATGGAACAGCCTCTGAACGAAGAGGACGTGGTCCGTCTCAGAGGGCTCGGTGATCCGCTGGACATGAAGGAAGTCCGCGAAGTCTACTTGCCGCTCTCCCGGCTGCTTCACCTCTATGTGGAGGCCGCGGGCCAACTGCACTCTGCCACCACCACCTTCCTCGGCGAACAGACGCAGCGCACGCCCTTCGTGATCGGCGTGGCCGGATCCGTGGCCGTGGGAAAGTCCACCATCGCCCGCGTGCTCCGCGAGATGCTCCGCCGCTGGCCCGGCACACCCAACGTGGAGCTCATCACCACTGACGGGTTCCTCTATCCCCTGGCCGAACTCAAGCGCCGGCACCTCCTGGAACGCAAAGGCTTCCCGGAATCGTACGACCGCCGTGCACTGCTCCGCTTCGTCAGTGAGATCAAGGGCGGGGCGGAAGAGGTCCGGGCTCCCTGGTATTCGCACGTTACGT harbors:
- the coaA gene encoding type I pantothenate kinase, which translates into the protein MTLQRNEANGEGVSPFVELDRQTWSRLAAQMEQPLNEEDVVRLRGLGDPLDMKEVREVYLPLSRLLHLYVEAAGQLHSATTTFLGEQTQRTPFVIGVAGSVAVGKSTIARVLREMLRRWPGTPNVELITTDGFLYPLAELKRRHLLERKGFPESYDRRALLRFVSEIKGGAEEVRAPWYSHVTYDIVPGKEVVVRRPDVLIVEGLNVLAPARPRHDGKQGLALSDFFDFSIYVDAKTSYIEEWYVDRFRKLRTTAFAQPESYFHRYATLSDEEAEITARDIWKRINEPNLEENVLPTRGRAQLVLTKEADHSIRRMLLRKV